In Nyctibius grandis isolate bNycGra1 chromosome 6, bNycGra1.pri, whole genome shotgun sequence, a single genomic region encodes these proteins:
- the LOC137665100 gene encoding E3 ubiquitin-protein ligase RNF4-like — translation MAEERRRVLPYAAAGPGGEGEGLEERNSQTLRNLDFLTVCYLKEYKELILVASLLLLLWYLYLFSCGFRSRNTMSTTQRKRRGGAVNSRQGRKRSRLMASTAEMASEAEPIELEESAVEEVVDLTCESSDPVVVDLTHNDSVVIVEENQRQRRNLRLRSQRQSDSCVLSSDDEDETRDNDVYVTDKVSRELGPLEDGTASSKPSGTVSCPICMDGYSEIVQSGRLIVSTKCGHVFCSQCLRDSLRNANSCPTCRKKLTHRQYHPIYI, via the exons gTTTGGAAGAACGTAATTCTCAGACACTGAGAAATCTGGACTTTTTAACAGTGTGCTACCTGAAGGAATATAAGGAGTTGATCCTTGTAGCTTCCCTGCTATTACTTCTATGGTATTTGTACCTCTTTTCCTGTGGTTTTAGATCAAGAAACACCATGAGCACA ACTCAACGAAAGCGCCGTGGAGGAGCAGTTAACTCTAGGCAAGGTCGGAAACGAAGCAGGCTGATGGCTTCTACTGCAGAAATGGCTTCAGAAGCAGAGCCAATAGAACTTGAAGAAAGTG CTGTTGAAGAAGTAGTAGACCTCACTTGTGAATCTTCTGATCCTGTAGTCGTTGATCTAACTCACAATGATTCTGTTGTG ATTGTTGAAG aGAATCAACGACAAAGGAGAAATCTCAGACTAAGAAGCCAGCGACAGTCGGACAGCTGTGTACTGAGTAGTGATGATGAAGATGAAACAAGAGATAATGACGTGTATGTGACAGATAAAGTGTCTCGGGAATTGGGACCACTGGAAGATGGAACTGCAAGTTCAAA GCCGTCTGGTACCGTTAGCTGTCCCATTTGCATGGATGGCTATTCAGAG ATTGTGCAGAGTGGACGACTGATTGTGTCGACCAAATGCGGCCACGTCTTCTGCAGCCAGTGCCTCCGTGATTCCCTTAGGAATGCCAACTCTTGCCCAACCTGTCGGAAGAAACTCACTCACAGACAGTATCATCCCATTTATATATGA